The sequence below is a genomic window from Rudanella lutea DSM 19387.
TTTGCAGTTGCGCGGAGCGGTCTGAATCGTATGAGTCCCGGCGGAAAATCGCAACTGTAAACCGTAAACTGATAACAATAAACACGGGCGTCAACCAAGTTTAGACAAAGATGCCGCTGCTGCTAACGGGTTATTTGGGCGCAATTTTCATCTGCTCAACGGCCAGCAACTGTTTCATGGTTTTTTCCATGCCTTCGGTTGAGCCATCGAGGAAAATGACATTACCTTTGCCGTTTTCAGCGAAGTGTTTGATGGCTTCGGTCCAGATCGAGAATAAGATGAGCGACGCATCGAGTTCGGCGGCTGTCATCACCTTAGCCGACTCGGCCATCCCCTTGGCTACCTCCTCGCGGAACAAAGCGACCCCCTGCCCCCGTAGTTGAGCGGCTGTTTTCTCGGCCTCGGCCGAAATCTTGATGGCGTTACCCTCGGCTTCGGCGGCTTTGGTCTTCGTAATGAGCAGGGCCTGCCCTTCGTTTTCGGCGGCTGCTTTGAGGTTCGACGACGCAACCACCTGCGCCATGGAACGCATGATGACCTCGTCGAAGGCAATGTCGTTCAGTTGGAGATCGATAAGGTGATAGCCCCAGCTTTCGAGGAGGGTGTCGATCTGTGACTTTACGTGCTCGATAATTTCCGACCGCAGCGCCAGAATTTCAGACTGCCGTTTGGTGGCTACAAAACTACGGATCGATCCCTCGATGGTGCGGGTGAGAGCCTGCATAAACGAGGCCTCGTCGATAAACTTAAAGGCTACGTTTTTGATCGTTTCCTCTTCCTGGTTGAGCACCGAATACACCAGCATGGCCTTGAAATTGACATTGGCCTGATCGGCTGTGATGGCCTGAAACGTCAGTTCGGCCGACCGGTTCTGGATCGAGATGCGCCGGTAGATGACTTCAATGAACGGGATTTTGAAATTCAGGCCGGGCGCCATTACGCGGGCGTATTTGCCAAAAATGGTGATGACCGCCACGGTGCCCTGCCGTACAATAGCTATTGAGAAAAAGGCCAGCACCAGAAGCAGGAGCAAAAGGATAATGAAAAAAGTCATAGCAGAGTTGGTTAAGCGTTACAGCAGACAAGGTACATATTTGGCCGACAACCTGGTATGCGTTGTTGGACAAACGGTTTGGGGCTGTTGTGCCTGGTTTGTAGGGCTGACGTACATAACAGAACAGCGGAGTTTGGTAGGAGTAGAAGTACTCCAACTTAAAAACCCCTATCTTCGTCTATGGCAAAATCGCCCAACTGGACTCGTGAAGAGCTCATTTTAGCCTTCAACCTGTATTTGAAGCTGCCGTTTGGGCAGATGCATAAAGGCAACGCCGAGGTAAAAAAGCTGGCGTCAATTTTAGGCCGACGTACACCGGACTCGGTTGCCATGCGGTTGACCAACTTTGCCAGCGTTGACCCGTACCATCAGCAACGGGGCGTAAAAGGCATGAGTGGAGGCTATAATCAGGTGCAGCCTATCTGGAACGAATTTATCAATAATCAGGAAGAATTGGTTTTTGAGAGTGAGCGAATACTGGCTGATTATCAGGGAAAGACCATCGAAGAAGCACACCCTGACATTGAATTCGACCTAAAAAACCTGAAAGGCGAGGTAAAAGAGCGACTGGTAAAAACGCGTGTGAATCAGAGTGTTTTCCGGCAAATGATTCTGAAAACGTACCAAAGCCAATGTGCCATCTCAGGCATCGATTTGCCCGAACTGCTGGTAGCAGGCCATATTATTCCCTGGGCCGAAAATGAACGGGAACGGTTGAATCCTGAAAACGGCATTTGCCTATCTAACTTGTATGACCGGGCGTACGAAAAGGGCTTGATTTGCATTGATACCGATTACAAGCTGCTTATTTCAAGACAGTTAAAAGAGCATACGTCCAAAAGCTATTATGAAACCATCTTTGGCCGATATGCCGGAAAACAGATCACACTACCTCGCCAATACCGACCGCATAAG
It includes:
- a CDS encoding HNH endonuclease, with the translated sequence MAKSPNWTREELILAFNLYLKLPFGQMHKGNAEVKKLASILGRRTPDSVAMRLTNFASVDPYHQQRGVKGMSGGYNQVQPIWNEFINNQEELVFESERILADYQGKTIEEAHPDIEFDLKNLKGEVKERLVKTRVNQSVFRQMILKTYQSQCAISGIDLPELLVAGHIIPWAENERERLNPENGICLSNLYDRAYEKGLICIDTDYKLLISRQLKEHTSKSYYETIFGRYAGKQITLPRQYRPHKDFLQVRLDRFVG
- a CDS encoding SPFH domain-containing protein, which gives rise to MTFFIILLLLLLVLAFFSIAIVRQGTVAVITIFGKYARVMAPGLNFKIPFIEVIYRRISIQNRSAELTFQAITADQANVNFKAMLVYSVLNQEEETIKNVAFKFIDEASFMQALTRTIEGSIRSFVATKRQSEILALRSEIIEHVKSQIDTLLESWGYHLIDLQLNDIAFDEVIMRSMAQVVASSNLKAAAENEGQALLITKTKAAEAEGNAIKISAEAEKTAAQLRGQGVALFREEVAKGMAESAKVMTAAELDASLILFSIWTEAIKHFAENGKGNVIFLDGSTEGMEKTMKQLLAVEQMKIAPK